The genomic DNA CGCCGGGTTCAGGTGGATGTCCGACACGTGCAGTACGCGGATCGTGGTCGGGTCGGGCTGGTAGGCGGGGAGCGTCGAGGTGACGTCGTAGAGCTTGGTCACGTTGGTGACCAGGCGTGCCAGTTCCTTCTGGTAGACGTCGAACTCGGTCACGATGCTGCGCGCGTTGCCGACCAGGGAGGGCGCGGAGGAGAGCAGGCCGGAGAACTTCGGCTCCAGGACCGAGTCGGGGTTCCAGGTCGCGTACGCGGTGCCGCCGGAGGCGACCAGGAGGGTGAGGGCGAGGCCGCCGGCGGCGAGGGCGCGCCGGGGGCGGCGGTAGACGAGGAGGCCGAGGGCCGTGGCGCCGGTGACGACGGCCACGCAGGAGCGGACGGCGAGGTCGAGGGTCCCGTGCTCGACGTCCTGGGCGACCTCGTCCTGGAGCCCGGAGAGGCGTTCGGGGTGGTCGACGAGGGCCTGGGCGCGGGCGGGGTCGAGCTGGTCGACGTTGACGTCGAGGCGGACCGGGGCGACGTGGCTGTCGAGCTGGAGGGCGCCCAGCGGCGAGACGTTGATCTTCGTGCCGCCGGCCAGCGACGGGCGCAGGGTCATCGTCGTGTTCATGGGGCCGACCGGGGCCCGGACGTCGCCGACGACCAGCAGCCCCAGCCAGGCACCGAGCAGGACGACGGCGACCAGACCGGCGGCCCGGGTCCAGGGGTGTGAGCGGGCGGCGAGTTCGGGGGTGGCGGACGTGGGCCGGCCGGGGCGTGCGCGCCGGTCGCGGTAGCGGCGGGTGAGGGTGCGCGGGACGTTGCGGATGGGGTTCATCACCTCGGCCAGGGCGTGCGGGGCTGCGGCGGGGACGCGGGCCATTGGTCCCGTATGCCCGTGGCCCGGGACGGATATGCGGGTCGTACTCCACGGTCGTACCCGACAATGGGCCTGTGCTGGAGATGACGCGCGAGGAGTTCGAGGAACTGGTCGCCGAGGCCCTGGACCGGATCCCGCCGGAGCTGACGCGGCTGATGGACAATGTCGCGGTGTTCGTCGAGGACGAACCGCCGGCGGACGATCCCGAGCTGCTCGGGCTGTACGAGGGGACGCCGCTGACGGAGCGCGGGGAGTGGTACGCGGGCGTGCTGCCGGACCGGATCACCATCTACCGGGGGCCGACGCTGCGGTTCTGCGCGACGCGTGAAGACGTGGTCGCCGAGACCGAGGTGACGGTCGTTCACGAGATCGCCCACCACTTCGGGATCGACGACGCCCGGCTGCACTCCCTCGGGTACGGGTGACCCGCGCGCGGGTGCGGACGGGGGGCCACGGGTACGGGTGACGCGCTCGGGTCAAGTCCGCCTCGCCGGGCGCGTGTCCTCTTGTGGGTGACGGGAGTTGGGCACGTCGACTCCTTGACCCCCGGAGGTGGCCGCCCGTGCGCCCCTTGTACGTACCTGTCCGTATGGCCGCCACCGCCCTGGCCGTGGTCGCCGCCGCCGGCTGCATGAGCGTCGGCGACGACGAGTCCGGCGGGGGCGCCCGGCCGTCCCACTCCGCCGGGGAGCGGGGCGGCGAGGTACCGGAGGGCGGCCCCGCGGTCTCCGGGGGGAACGCCGGGTACGACGCGGCGGCGGCCGACGAGGGGCACGGCAAGGGGAGGAAGGCCGCGGGCGGGGACGGGGCCGGGGGCGACGGCAAGGGGAAGAGCGGGGAGGGCGGCAAGGGAAAGGGCGCGTCCGCCCCGGCTCCCCCCGCCGCGCACCCGACGGGTGCCCCGCCGCCGAACGGCGGGAACGACGGGCCCGAGCCCACCCGGACGCCGCCCGCGGAGCCCACCCGGACGGCGGAGCCGGAGCCGACGCCGACCGACGAGCCGCCCGCCTCCCCGACGCCGGACCCGACGGTGGCCGAGCCGTCCTCGTCGGCGCACGAACCGCCCGGCACCCAGCTGGAGCAGCGGGAGCCGGCACCGGCTGCCGGGATGCCGGC from Streptomyces sp. CB09001 includes the following:
- a CDS encoding metallopeptidase family protein, giving the protein MLEMTREEFEELVAEALDRIPPELTRLMDNVAVFVEDEPPADDPELLGLYEGTPLTERGEWYAGVLPDRITIYRGPTLRFCATREDVVAETEVTVVHEIAHHFGIDDARLHSLGYG